In Cervus canadensis isolate Bull #8, Minnesota chromosome 6, ASM1932006v1, whole genome shotgun sequence, one DNA window encodes the following:
- the GPHB5 gene encoding glycoprotein hormone beta-5 — MRLVCLILGPTALLLLAGCGCVVSTSSGDLRTFVGCAVREFTFLAKKPGCRGLRITTDACWGRCETWEKPILEPPYIEAHHRVCTYNETKQVTVKLPNCAPGVDPFYTYPVAVRCDCGACSTATTECETI; from the exons ATGAGGCTGGTGTGCCTTATCCTTGGCCCCACGGCCCTCCTGCTCCTGGCTGGCTGTGGCTGTGTCGTCAGCACCTCCAGCGGGGACCTGCGCACATTTGTGGGCTGTGCAGTGAGGGAGTTTACTTTCCTGGCCAAGAAGCCGGGCTGCAGGGGCCTTCGGATCACCACGGATGCCTGCTGGGGCCGCTGTGAAACCTGGGAG AAGCCCATTTTGGAACCCCCCTACATCGAAGCCCATCATCGAGTCTGTACCTACAATGAAACCAAACAGGTGACGGTCAAGCTGCCCAACTGTGCCCCTGGAGTCGACCCCTTCTACACCTACCCTGTGGCGGTCCGCTGCGACTGCGGGGCCTGCTCCACTGCTACCACGGAGTGTGAGACCATCTGA